A stretch of the Vidua chalybeata isolate OUT-0048 chromosome 19, bVidCha1 merged haplotype, whole genome shotgun sequence genome encodes the following:
- the LOC128797618 gene encoding urotensin-2 receptor-like encodes MEPNGTAAAGDNGTAAAAAAGGGGAPGGGPLLIPSAFGTVLSVMYVAGVAGNVYTLVVMCHSARCAAPMYSSIVSLALADLLYLSTIPFIVCTYLAQDWYFGDLGCRILLSLDLLTMHASIFTLTLMCTERYLAVTRPLDTLKRSRGYRKVTAGAVWSVSLLLTLPMMLMVTLTEGGKAEGKVKRMCAPTWSVDAYRTYLTVLFSTSIMAPGIIIGFLYTRLARTYLESQRNPPHKEKSKRSPRQKVLIMIFSIVLVFWACFLPFWIWQLVRLYSSSLQLTTQTQKCINYLVTCLTYSNSCINPFLYTLLTKNYREYLRNRHRNFYRFTSSFRKRGSNLQCSWGRSMSSSNQYDYSSEALGMATLKDK; translated from the coding sequence atGGAGCCCAACGggacggcggcggcgggggaCAACgggacggcggcggcggcggcggcgggcggcgggggtGCCCCCGGGGGCGGCCCCCTGCTCATCCCCTCGGCCTTCGGGACGGTGCTGTCGGTGATGTACGTGGCCGGGGTGGCCGGCAATGTCTACACGCTGGTGGTGATGTGCCACTCGGCGCGCTGCGCCGCCCCCATGTACAGCTCCATCGTCAGCCTGGCCCTGGCCGACCTGCTCTACCTCTCCACCATCCCCTTCATCGTCTGCACCTACCTGGCCCAGGACTGGTACTTCGGGGACCTGGGGTGCCGcatcctgctcagcctggacCTGCTCACCATGCACGCCAGCATCTTCACCCTCACCCTCATGTGCACCGAGCGCTACCTGGCCGTCACCCGGCCCCTGGACACCCTGAAGCGGTCGCGGGGCTACCGGAAGGTCACGGCGGGGGCTGTCTGGTCGGTGTCGCTGCTGCTCACGCTGCCCATGATGCTGATGGTCACGCTGACCGAGGGGGGCAAGGCGGAGGGCAAGGTGAAGAGGATGTGTGCGCCCACCTGGAGCGTGGACGCCTACCGGACCTACCTGACCGTGCTCTTCAGCACCAGCATCATGGCCCCGGGCATCATCATCGGCTTCCTCTACACGCGCCTGGCCAGGACCTACCTGGAGTCCCAGAGGAACCCCCCCCACAAGGAGAAGAGCAAGAGGTCCCCTCGGCAGAAGGTCCTCATCATGATTTTCAGCATCGTGCTGGTCTTCTGGGCCTGCTTCCTGCCCTTTTGGATCTGGCAGCTGGTGCGCCTCtacagcagctccctgcagctcaccacccaaacccaaaagTGCATTAACTACCTGGTGACCTGCCTGACCTACAGCAACAGCTGCATCAACCCCTTCCTCTACACCCTGCTCACCAAAAACTACCGGGAGTACCTGCGCAACAGGCACCGCAACTTCTACAGGTTCACGTCCTCCTTCCGCAAGAGGGGCTCCAACCTGCAGTGCTCCTGGGGCCGCTCCATGTCCTCCAGCAACCAGTACGACTACAGCTCCGAGGCGCTGGGCATGGCCACGCTGAAGGAcaagtga